From one Planococcus citri chromosome 3, ihPlaCitr1.1, whole genome shotgun sequence genomic stretch:
- the Gbeta13F gene encoding guanine nucleotide-binding protein subunit beta-1 — translation MNELEALRQEAETLKNAIRDARKAACDTTLVQATSNLEPVGRVQMRTRRTLRGHLAKIYAMHWGSDSRNLVSASQDGKLIVWDSHTTNKVHAIPLRSSWVMTCAYAPSGSYVACGGLDNICSIYSLKTREGNVRVSRELPGHTGYLSCCRFLDDNQIVTSSGDMSCALWDIETGQQVTSFIGHTGDVMSLSLAPDMRTFVSGACDASAKLWDIREGACKQTFPGHESDINAVTFFPNGWAFATGSDDATCRLFDIRADQELAMYSHDNIICGITSVAFSKSGRLLLAGYDDFNCNVWDSLKTERAGILAGHDNRVSCLGVTEDGMAVATGSWDSFLRIWN, via the exons ATGAATGAGTTGGAGGCGCTCAGACAAGAAGCGGAAACGTTAAAAAATGCCATCCGA gatgCTAGAAAAGCAGCATGCGACACCACACTGGTGCAAGCGACCAGCAATTTGGAACCTGTTGGTCGGGTTCAAATGCGCACCAGACGAACACTCCGAGGACATCTTGCGAAAATATACGCCATGCATTGGGGTTCCGATTCCAG aaatttagTATCAGCTTCACAAGATGGTAAATTAATAGTATGGGATAGTCACACTACGAATAAAGTTCACGCTATACCGTTAAGATCTAGTTGGGTTATGACATGTGCGTACGCTCCTTCCGGTAGTTACGTCGCTTGTGGTGGCTTAGACAACATATGTTCCATTTACAG TTTAAAAACTAGAGAAGGTAATGTCAGGGTTAGCCGAGAACTGCCAGGACATACAGGATATCTGTCTTGTTGTCGATTTCTTGATGATAATCAAATTGTAACTAGTTCCGGAGATATGTCTTG tgCTCTTTGGGATATCGAAACTGGACAACAAGTTACGTCGTTTATTGGACATACAGGAGACGTTATGTCATTATCTTTGGCACCTGATATGCGCACATTTGTTTCGGGAGCTTGCGATGCCTCCGCCAAA TTGTGGGATATCAGAGAAGGTGCTTGTAAACAAACGTTTCCTGGTCACGAATCAGATATTAATGCTGTTACA TTCTTTCCTAATGGTTGGGCGTTTGCGACTGGATCAGATGACGCAACGTGCCGTTTATTCGATATTCGGGCTGATCAAGAGTTAGCCATGTATTCACACGACAACATTATCTGCGGAATTACGTCCGTAGCGTTCTCGAAATCCGGACGTTTATTATTAGCCGGTTACGACGATTTTAATTGTAATGTTTGGGATTCGCTGAAAACCGAACGAGCAG GTATTCTTGCTGGACATGACAATCGTGTCAGCTGCCTGGGCGTTACTGAAGATGGTATGGCTGTGGCCACCGGATCCTGGGACAGTTTCTTGAGAATCTGGAACTAA